The uncultured Cohaesibacter sp. region CCGACACCGACGCCATTACCATCAATCCCGAGCGGCTTTTGGAGTTGCAGGCCGGGGAGAGCTTTTCCCCCGCAGACGACACCTTCAGCTATTTCGAATTTCCCATTGATCCGGAAAAAGCCGCCCCGATTCTGCGGGCGGCCATTTCGCCCACGGACACGCGCGCCCGCATCTATGATCTGGCGGGCAATATGGTTGTCGATTCCAACCAGCTGCATTCAGATGGTGTGCTCCGGTTTAATCTGCCGGAGCCGGAAATGGAAACGTCCGACAGCTGGGCCGATCGCTGGGATCGCTTTGTCAGCTGGCTTCGTCAGGCTGATCTGCCCCTCTATAAGGAAATGGCCAACACCGACGGCCGCAACTATCCAGAGGTTTCCAAGGCGCTGGACGGGTCTGAGGCCTCCATTGTGCGCGTGAATACGAAGGGACGGTTGATTGTCTCCGTGGCGGTGCCAATCCAGCGTTCGCGAATCATCACCGGCGCGCTGCTTCTGTCCACCCGCGATGGCGATATCGACAAGATCGTGGAGGCGGAACGCTGGGGTATTCTGCGCGTCTTCCTGATTGCGGCGCTGGTGACCGGTTCCATGTCCATTCTTCTGGCCGGAACCATTGCCGGACCGGTGCGCAAATTGTCCGAAGCGGCCGAAAGGGTTCGGCGTGGGGTCAAGGCGCGTGAGGAAATTCCCGATTTCTCCGAGCGGAAAGATGAAATCGGCCAGCTCAGTCAGTCCTTGAGGGATATGACCAACACGCTCTACAAGCGCATGGATGCCATTGAGGCCTTCGCGGCAGATGTGGCACACGAGCTTAAGAATCCGCTCACCTCCCTGCGATCGGCGGTGGAAACGCTGCCTTTGGCCAAAAAGCCAGAAGCGCGCGAGAGGCTTGTCAGCATCATCTTGCATGATGTGCGCCGACTGGATCGGCTGATCTCGGATATTTCCGATGCGTCACGGCTTGATGCAGAACTGGCGCGTCAGGAATCCGACGAGATCAATCTGCGGGCGCTTTTGGAAACCATCGTGTCCATTCAGGATGAAATCGGCTCCAAATCCAACATTCGCGTCATCATGGAAGAAGACAAGAATGCCGCTGACAAGGACAAGGCCTTCTGTGTTCGGGGCAACGACAGCCGCCTTGGTCAGGTGTTCGTCAATCTGGTGGACAATGCGCGCTCCTTCACGCCGGAGGGAGGCGAGGTGCGTGTCTGCCTCAAGCATGATGGGCCTTGGGTTGTGATCACGGTGGATGACGACGGTCCGGGTATTCAGGCTGAAGATGTATCCCGTGTGTTTGAACGCTTTTACACAGACCGCCCGCAAGGGGAAGCTTTCGGTCAGAATTCCGGACTTGGCCTGTCGATCTCCAAGCAGATCGTCGAAGCCTATAACGGGGAAATCGCAGCTTCCAATCGGCTTGATCCGACTTCTGATCAGGATGAGCCGACAATATTGGGTGCCCGTTTCTCCGTTCGGTTCCCCGCCATAGCCCATAGTGCGACGAAAAAGCCAGAGCCAAAAGCGGATCCGACTGGCTAGACTGGTCGGTGACTGCAGTCGAGCGAGAGGATTGGAGACATATGTCCCTATATTTTGATCCAGACCACGATCAGGCAAATGATGGACCGATTTTCGACGTGCCAGACGCCATTGCATCAAGCTGCCCCAGCGAGCTCATGCATGCCGCTGCCATTGTCATTGGTCCTTATGGCCTGCTGTTGAAGGGAGAGAGCGGGTCCGGAAAATCCC contains the following coding sequences:
- a CDS encoding sensor histidine kinase; the protein is MQKEKRSKQDGQKGRRKSVSLRRSRVFLGRLSNTVAFSSLTRRIVFLNVAALAVLVLGILYLNQFREGLIDARVSSMLTQGKIIAGAVAASAASDTDAITINPERLLELQAGESFSPADDTFSYFEFPIDPEKAAPILRAAISPTDTRARIYDLAGNMVVDSNQLHSDGVLRFNLPEPEMETSDSWADRWDRFVSWLRQADLPLYKEMANTDGRNYPEVSKALDGSEASIVRVNTKGRLIVSVAVPIQRSRIITGALLLSTRDGDIDKIVEAERWGILRVFLIAALVTGSMSILLAGTIAGPVRKLSEAAERVRRGVKAREEIPDFSERKDEIGQLSQSLRDMTNTLYKRMDAIEAFAADVAHELKNPLTSLRSAVETLPLAKKPEARERLVSIILHDVRRLDRLISDISDASRLDAELARQESDEINLRALLETIVSIQDEIGSKSNIRVIMEEDKNAADKDKAFCVRGNDSRLGQVFVNLVDNARSFTPEGGEVRVCLKHDGPWVVITVDDDGPGIQAEDVSRVFERFYTDRPQGEAFGQNSGLGLSISKQIVEAYNGEIAASNRLDPTSDQDEPTILGARFSVRFPAIAHSATKKPEPKADPTG